From Watersipora subatra chromosome 2, tzWatSuba1.1, whole genome shotgun sequence, one genomic window encodes:
- the LOC137387108 gene encoding kinesin-like protein KIF21B, which yields MSPKFDIARSTGLSTLSPIHLSKCGPCITVLSSSGLVHDSILVEPASSSQGILQQGEQQIFDIQVSRDGHKLYTTTGTTVRLWDLNTLSAVGQVASGHQAPIICLSLYNDSRGKEQLLTGSKDHLIKGFDISNEQISNYPFQAKFTMDPPHYDGVQCLAHRQDILFSGSRDMCIKKWNLSEPSSQPQSVNGAHKDWITDMCMLPDNDILLSCCRSGTVKIRSNETCQQLDEVRAHSLAVNSMATNRSNLFTASSDCTIRIWWMDPHKLYSS from the exons ATGTCTCCAAAGTTCGATATTGCGAGGTCAACTGGCTTGTCTACACTGTCTCcaattcatttgtcaaaatgtgGGCCATGTATAACAGTGCTCAG TTCCTCTGGTCTAGTGCATGACAGTATCCTTGTGGAGCCAGCGTCGAGCAGTCAGGGTATTCTCCAACAGGGAGAGCAGCAGATATTTGATATCCAAGTCAGCAGAGATGGACATAAACTATACACAACTACTGGAACCACCGTTCGGCTCTGGGACCTCAATAC GCTATCGGCAGTCGGACAGGTTGCTAGCGGCCACCAAGCACCGATTATTTGCCTTAGTTTATACAACGACTCAAGAGGGAAAGAACAACTCTTAACTGGCTCCAAGGATCATCTAATTAAGGGATTTGATATTTCCAATGAACAAATTTCAAATTATCCATTTCAGGCCAAATTTACTATGGACCCTCCTCACTATGATGGTGTTCAATGTCTCGCGCATCGTCAGGACATCCTTTTTAGTGGTTCTCGGGATATGTGTATCAAAAAATGGAACCTCAGTGAACCCTCTTCTCAACCACAG TCAGTTAATGGCGCCCATAAGGACTGGATCACCGACATGTGCATGCTACCAGATAATGACATATTGCTAAGCTGCTGTCGCTCTGGTACTGTGAAGATTCGGTCAAACGAGACTTGCCAGCAGCTAGATGAAGTGCGTGCTCATTCATTAGCCGTCAACTCTATGGCTACCAACCGCAGCAATCTCTTTACTGCCTCTAg TGATTGCACGATAAGGATCTGGTGGATGGACCcacataaactatacagttcATAG